A genomic region of Caulobacter vibrioides contains the following coding sequences:
- a CDS encoding GtrA family protein: protein MSLTALLTPARRDFLVSALRYGLAGVFNTLVGFSIILILDLGLGLAPHLANAIGYAVGVCVSFVLSKVFVFKARKPTRSAPLRYVIAVAAAFALNQGVLTLAKLVLPTGALWSVAAQGSAAVSYTAALFLLSHFWVFAQAPNAGENA from the coding sequence GTGAGCCTCACCGCGCTGCTGACCCCGGCCCGCCGGGACTTTCTGGTCTCGGCCCTGCGCTATGGGCTGGCCGGCGTCTTCAACACCCTGGTCGGCTTTTCGATCATCCTGATCCTGGACCTGGGCCTGGGCCTGGCTCCGCACCTGGCCAACGCCATCGGCTATGCGGTCGGGGTCTGCGTCAGCTTCGTGCTGAGCAAGGTCTTCGTCTTCAAGGCCCGCAAGCCCACGCGGTCGGCGCCGCTGCGCTATGTCATCGCCGTAGCGGCCGCCTTCGCCCTGAACCAGGGCGTGCTGACCCTGGCCAAGCTGGTCCTGCCCACCGGCGCGCTGTGGAGCGTGGCGGCGCAGGGGTCCGCGGCGGTGAGCTACACCGCCGCCCTGTTCCTGCTCAGCCACTTCTGGGTCTTCGCCCAGGCCCCGAACGCCGGCGAGAACGCCTGA
- a CDS encoding Lrp/AsnC family transcriptional regulator, which produces MTTLSRMDLSILRILEADARISFAALAERVGLSKSPCWSRVQALEKQGVITGYHARLDAKALGKGLSVYALATVEFARYEAFEAAVLRHPAITDCHSTAGAGDYLLRIVAADVEDLDHLLRKELSQMPGVQRYTTTVCMKAIKEGGLVTAGL; this is translated from the coding sequence ATGACCACTCTGAGCCGTATGGATCTTTCCATCCTCCGCATCCTGGAGGCCGACGCCCGCATCTCGTTCGCCGCCCTGGCCGAGCGCGTGGGCCTGTCGAAGTCGCCGTGCTGGTCGCGCGTGCAGGCGCTGGAGAAGCAGGGCGTCATCACCGGCTATCACGCCCGCCTCGACGCCAAGGCGCTGGGCAAGGGGCTGAGCGTCTACGCCCTGGCCACTGTGGAGTTCGCCCGCTACGAGGCCTTCGAGGCCGCCGTGCTGCGCCATCCGGCGATCACCGACTGTCACTCCACGGCCGGGGCCGGCGACTATCTGCTGCGGATCGTGGCGGCCGACGTCGAGGACCTCGACCACCTGCTGCGCAAGGAGCTGAGCCAGATGCCCGGCGTGCAGCGCTACACCACCACCGTCTGCATGAAGGCCATCAAGGAAGGCGGCCTGGTGACAGCGGGGCTGTGA
- a CDS encoding glycosyltransferase family 2 protein, which translates to MVEPVASRPSPAPAVRSRAGKTLSIVAPCYNEQEVLDLFFDRIEAELTRLGVDYEIVCVNDGSRDHTLAVLLKHHQRNPRIKVINLARNFGKETALSAGLDAATGDMIVPIDCDLQDPPELIGQFLEAWEGGADVAYGVRVDRTSDGFLKRATAQGFYRAFNKLSDVDLPYNAGDYRLMDRRVVEVLKQLPERNRFMKGLFAWVGFNQVAVPYVRPERAAGTSSFRYWKLWNFALDGITSFSSVPIRIWSYVGLIAGVLACGVAGMIVVRTLLFGRDVPGYPSLMVVILMSFGLQMLAIGSLGEYVARIYQEVKNRPLYVVMDRYGFDA; encoded by the coding sequence ATGGTTGAGCCCGTTGCTTCTCGCCCCTCGCCCGCCCCGGCCGTTCGCAGCCGCGCCGGCAAGACGCTGTCGATCGTGGCCCCCTGCTACAACGAGCAGGAGGTGCTGGACCTGTTCTTCGACCGGATCGAGGCCGAGCTGACCCGGCTGGGCGTCGACTACGAGATCGTCTGCGTCAATGACGGCAGTCGCGACCACACCCTGGCGGTGCTGCTGAAGCACCATCAGCGCAACCCGCGCATCAAGGTCATCAACCTGGCGCGCAACTTCGGCAAGGAGACCGCCCTGTCGGCGGGGCTGGACGCGGCGACCGGCGACATGATCGTGCCGATCGACTGCGACCTGCAGGATCCGCCCGAGCTGATCGGCCAGTTCCTCGAGGCCTGGGAGGGCGGCGCCGACGTGGCCTATGGCGTCCGCGTCGACCGCACGTCCGACGGCTTCCTCAAGCGGGCCACGGCCCAGGGTTTCTACCGGGCGTTCAACAAGCTGTCCGACGTCGACCTGCCCTACAACGCCGGCGACTACCGGCTGATGGACCGGCGCGTGGTCGAGGTGCTCAAGCAGCTGCCCGAGCGCAACCGCTTCATGAAGGGCCTGTTCGCCTGGGTCGGCTTCAACCAGGTGGCCGTGCCCTATGTCCGCCCCGAGCGCGCGGCGGGGACCAGCTCGTTCCGCTACTGGAAACTGTGGAACTTCGCCCTGGACGGCATCACCTCGTTCAGCAGCGTGCCGATCCGCATCTGGAGCTATGTGGGCCTGATCGCGGGCGTGCTGGCCTGCGGCGTGGCGGGCATGATCGTGGTGCGCACCCTGCTCTTTGGCCGCGACGTGCCGGGCTATCCCTCGCTGATGGTGGTGATCCTGATGAGCTTTGGCTTGCAGATGCTGGCCATCGGATCGCTGGGCGAATACGTCGCCCGCATCTATCAGGAAGTGAAGAACCGGCCGCTGTATGTGGTGATGGACCGCTACGGGTTCGACGCGTGA
- a CDS encoding bleomycin resistance protein, whose amino-acid sequence MSNFIQVTPFLHVRDLDEALSFFVDLLGFGVPYREPGYAYVHRETVGFRLLEAEEAVIKPRGVGGFAYYIDVRDVDAVAAELAPRLAALPPEDVCGPVDQPYGQREFMIRAPDGGLLVFGQAIEK is encoded by the coding sequence ATGAGCAACTTCATCCAGGTGACGCCGTTCCTGCATGTGCGGGATCTGGACGAGGCCCTGTCGTTCTTCGTCGACCTCCTGGGCTTTGGCGTCCCCTACCGCGAGCCCGGCTACGCCTATGTCCACCGCGAGACGGTCGGCTTTCGGCTGCTGGAGGCCGAGGAAGCCGTCATCAAGCCCAGAGGCGTCGGCGGTTTCGCCTACTATATCGACGTGCGGGACGTGGACGCCGTCGCGGCCGAACTGGCCCCGCGCCTGGCCGCCCTGCCGCCGGAGGATGTCTGCGGGCCGGTGGACCAGCCCTATGGCCAGCGCGAGTTCATGATCCGCGCGCCCGACGGCGGGCTGCTGGTGTTCGGCCAGGCGATCGAGAAATAA
- a CDS encoding tryptophan 2,3-dioxygenase: MAQDMTYARYLALDELLSAQKPLSDRHDELLFIVIHQTKELWLKEILHEVALAMTLIAGGDVEPAYKALARVSRIQTVMTLSWDILATMTPADYLSFRDDLGTSSGFQSHQFRALEYLLGLKDQSFLKFHTERPQALAMLKSALESPSLYDVAIAQLPRHGLTVPDAALHRDFSQTYVPSPEVEAAWLEVYRDPKRYWELYQLAEKLVDLDDALVTWRHKHVLTVERIIGGRPGTGGTDGVGYLASTLRRRAFPELWSLRTKL; encoded by the coding sequence ATGGCGCAAGACATGACCTACGCGCGATATCTCGCGCTCGACGAACTGCTCTCGGCCCAGAAGCCGCTGAGCGACCGGCACGACGAACTGTTGTTCATCGTCATCCACCAGACCAAGGAGCTGTGGCTCAAGGAGATCCTCCACGAGGTCGCTCTGGCCATGACGCTGATCGCCGGCGGCGACGTCGAGCCGGCCTACAAGGCCCTGGCGCGGGTCTCGCGGATCCAGACGGTGATGACCCTGTCGTGGGACATCCTGGCCACCATGACGCCGGCCGACTACCTGAGCTTCCGCGATGATCTGGGCACGAGCTCCGGCTTCCAGTCGCACCAGTTCCGGGCGCTGGAATATCTCTTGGGCCTGAAGGACCAGAGCTTCCTGAAGTTCCACACCGAGCGGCCGCAGGCCCTGGCCATGCTGAAGAGCGCCCTGGAGTCGCCCAGCCTCTACGACGTGGCCATCGCCCAGTTGCCGCGCCATGGCCTGACCGTGCCCGACGCCGCCTTGCACCGTGACTTCAGCCAGACCTATGTTCCCTCACCCGAGGTCGAGGCCGCGTGGCTGGAGGTCTATCGCGACCCCAAGCGCTATTGGGAGCTCTATCAATTGGCCGAGAAGCTCGTTGATCTGGACGACGCCCTGGTCACCTGGCGCCACAAGCACGTGCTGACCGTCGAGCGGATCATCGGCGGGCGTCCGGGCACCGGCGGCACCGACGGGGTCGGCTATCTGGCCAGCACGCTTCGCCGCCGCGCCTTCCCCGAGCTGTGGTCGCTGAGGACCAAGCTCTGA